The window GGCCTGCCGCACCGGGCTCAGAGGCGCGGCCCTGGGCATGGTCGCCGACGTGGCCCATTATGGCATAAAACGCTTCCTTGCAACACGGCGGTCACGGGCAGAGGAGCGCCGCATAGCCCATGAGTTGGCTGCTTCCTCGGTTGGGATTCCCGCCGACACATGTCGTGTTTGATTCATGTTACTTTTGTgttttactactcccttcgtctcagtttacaagtcctacgcgtatacctaggttgccaatttgaccatcctaatataaactatataacataaaATTATATTttatgaaaatagaacatctgaagtttatattgatatattttttgtaatatatgacttataTTAGGTTGGTTAAATTaacgacctaggggtacgcgcacgccctgtaaactgagagagagggagtactCCACTTTGCATGCTGTAATTTTGTATCCATAAATTAGAGTATATGAAAGCGAATGTATATTCTTGTAGAGTGTTGCTGTTACAAGGCGTCGGCGCAAGGTGCTATAGCTAGCTAGCAGGTGATCCAATGAAAAATTCTGTGCAATGAGAAATTGTGTTTCCTGGCCCATCCACTCTTCCTTAATTCTCATGCGAAACAATTAATGGGACGAAAGGTTGGGAGGAAGAAGCAGAATCGTAGCCTTCAAATTTTAAATCCTAATTAAACCACCTTCACAAATAATTTATTAAGAAGATAAAAAATTAGCATCTGGTTCTGTCACAAAAAAATTAACCTCTCAATACATAATTCGGCCACTTTGAACTCCAAAGCACTCAAAGTAATCTAAATATCACGCAATTACCCCAATCCTCGTTGCAGAAGATGTCACCTTGCCCTTGTTGGAGCCCAGTGCCTCGGCGCCGTGGGCACATGTTGAGCTCAGCAAATAACTCCCCTCGCGCCTTTTCTTCACCATGCACGCTGGGCAATAGCCCTCGGCTCGCTTGTGGAGTCGACAATGCTTGATTGTGAGGTGCTCCTCGACCACGAGGGGGTAAACGTAGATGACGACGAACGCGCCCACGCTCCGCCATGAGTTGCTCCTCGATCTCGCACTCGATAGCGTTGTATatgttttgggatggagggagtactaagatTTGGCGCAATTGTATATGTTTGAATCTTTTCCACATTTTGGAAGAAAGAAAAATAATATTCCCGCACACCACTGGGTGTTATCGAGCATATAGGTCAAGTTTTTGCAGATTTCATATTTGATGttcaacgtgcattgcacgtgcttgATTACTAGTATGTTAAAAGGGAGACACTACAACATTGGCCATCTGCCCCTTATACAAATCTGCTGAAGAAGAAACCATGAAAACACACTTTTTCTTCTACTAATTTTTTGTAGTAATACCTATTGGTCGAGGCTGAATACTCAGTTACATCCAGAATGTTGCATGAGAGAAATAACGAGTGTTCTTGGACACTGCATAGGACCTAGTGCCACGGCGACTCTTAGTTTGGAGCTCTCCCATGTGGTCATACTTGAGGCCAAACAAGGTGACATGGAGCACAGTGTCGATGGCTTCCTTGCTGGATACGATGTTCTCGACGAGGCAAAACCTGCTATCGCCCATGTAGGTAAGAGTGACATCCTTGTGCCGGCCATCCTCCATGTAATGCTCCTCGTTGTTGCGGCGAAACAGCTTCTCCTTGAGCACCCTGCATTCCAGCGGCCGTTTGGTGGTGGCGCTGCGTGAGGCAACCTGACAGCAGCAAACATATCCAGCGCCCTTGCGATCCGTCCCAACCCATGCATTTAGCTCTGCGTCGAAGAAGGCTTGGCCTTTGAAGGGCAAAACCCAGTCGTCCCCAAGGTCTGCCCACACGCCGTTGCTGGTGTCCAAGGAGTGGGTTCCCTTCCTTGTAGACATGAAGATGGTACGTCCGTCCGGGTGCAACGCGTAGCCGACGATGTCTACTCCGTTGAACGGTGGTTGTGACTGCACTCTGTTCCAGGACCAATCCATGTATGGATCCCATATGTTGTCTGCGGCGACTCTGCGCCACGACAAGGCTTGCAAACATGGGAGATCAGGCAAGTTTGCGGTTGTCAAGACATATATCGTTTTGCCGACAGCTATGGTAGTTGCTAGGCGATCAATCCCACATGGAAAACGCGGGCCCACGGTGAGGGCTGCGGTCTCCGTGTTGTAGATGACGGCTGGGGGAGCGTGGTCGCCGCGGTTATGCGGGTTGGTGTCGACGAAGATGTTGGTGCCCAGAGCAGTGAACTCCATGCGGCCACACATCGGCGTCTTTATCCGGATGGCAGCGTGCTCGAGAAGCTTGTGCTCTCCTCCGCCACCTCCTTCTGTATCGTCCAAGATGTCGTCGGCGTCAAGCTTGTGGATGCTATACCCGCCCTCCCAGTCATCCACCGCCAGATAAAGGTGCTGCTTCCGCGGCAGCCTCTCGGCATGATCATTATTCCGTCGTCGCCGCTTAGACGACGAGCAGGAGGACCTCTCATCCAAACCGCCGCCCATCATTTTTCCCAAGAAGGAATTAGATCCAGTCAAAAGCCGATGTGGTGGGTGGCTCTACTGATTGAAGTGGTGCAGGTGTGCCAATGCGGTCAGAGATTGGTTTATATAGATGCTGGCTGGGAGGGAAGAGTTCGAGTCGGAATCTACGACGAAAACTGATTCCAAGTCCGTTCGGCTTGCCACCACTACTCCGTCAGCGACAAGGCAGGATGCGGTTTTGATTCGGGACGTGCGCGTGGAACAGTTAGATCTCGCTGAGTTATTCCGGGTCAGGTAATAATAAGGAAATATGCACAGAGCGTTTCGCTCGTAGCCCCTTTTTTCCGTGGAGCCCACCTGAGTTTTGCCGAGATAACTGTCAATGTCCCTTTTTTCCTTTTCCACAACGTTACCCGTTTTGGTTCCTTTGCTCTACCCAGCCCGTTAGAAATTATGGGGCCCATGTGTCTTACCACAACTTTTTTTCATGATAATACggatctcattcatatcataaaaattaaagtacaagtcacgtaaggaccgacatgacaaaactgaaaagatagaagAACATctttgagcttgacaccaacgcccatcacctgcctccggcaccacgacagcaaccaccgaagaaaagaatgatggatcacctcctcacccgagctcgacgcggctccatcgctgatatgcagctttgcggacctccaaggtggctcaccaaaagtgaagcccttaccgttgaacgaatcagaccggggcaacaccccggacacgccatcgaactccagatatggcaccccaccgcgactaagacgtcgcagaaggaaaccatacctgccatccacgaaccatgaACCCAACAcatgttccgtcttccagatgtcgtctaTGCAGACCACAATCCGCATCcgttcctggactacctcccaagctccgcgccgatgCTGGAGCAAACatcgtcgcaacggcggagcccgaggacacaggtccaccacgaggatgccgccgccgccacgccatccttgcttgaacagactggtttccaaatccatccccaaccataggaccgatggccttgtcaaggaaggatccgaagaatctttattcagcgttgtcatcgtcgccgccgaaacaaagacgatgaacagcctaaaaatctaaactacaaaaaagtaaaaatgatccacacgcgtggatccggcgacccccctcatcACCGACGACCGAGGTagccggcggaggggagccgccggaggacggc is drawn from Triticum dicoccoides isolate Atlit2015 ecotype Zavitan chromosome 6B, WEW_v2.0, whole genome shotgun sequence and contains these coding sequences:
- the LOC119322071 gene encoding uncharacterized protein LOC119322071 yields the protein MCGRMEFTALGTNIFVDTNPHNRGDHAPPAVIYNTETAALTVGPRFPCGIDRLATTIAVGKTIYVLTTANLPDLPCLQALSWRRVAADNIWDPYMDWSWNRVQSQPPFNGVDIVGYALHPDGRTIFMSTRKGTHSLDTSNGVWADLGDDWVLPFKGQAFFDAELNAWVGTDRKGAGYVCCCQVASRSATTKRPLECRVLKEKLFRRNNEEHYMEDGRHKDVTLTYMGDSRFCLVENIVSSKEAIDTVLHVTLFGLKYDHMGELQTKSRRGTRSYAVSKNTRYFSHATFWM